From a region of the Pongo abelii isolate AG06213 chromosome 9, NHGRI_mPonAbe1-v2.0_pri, whole genome shotgun sequence genome:
- the LOC100453850 gene encoding olfactory receptor 8B12: MAAKNSSVTEFILEGLTDQPGLRIPLFFLFLSFYMVTVVGNLSLITLIGLNSHLHTPMYFFLFNLSLIDFCFSTTITPKMLMSFVSRKNISFTGCMTQLFLFCFFVISESFILSAMAYDRYVAICNPLLYTVTMSPQVCLLLLLGAYGMGFAGAMAHTGSIMNLNFCADNLLNHFMCDILPLLELSCNSSYMNELVVFIVVAVDIGMPMVTIFISYVLILSSILHISSTEGSSKAFSTCSSHIIVVSLFFGSGAFMYLKPPSILPLEQGKVSSLFYTIIVPMLNPLIYSLRNKDVKVALRRTLSRKVFS; the protein is encoded by the coding sequence ATGGCAGCCAAAAACTCTTCTGTGACGGAGTTTATCCTCGAAGGCTTAACTGACCAGCCGGGACTCCGGATCCCCCTCTTCTTCCTGTTTCTGAGTTTCTACATGGTCACCGTGGTGGGGAACCTGAGCTTGATAACCCTGATTGGGCTGAACTCTCACCTGCACActcccatgtacttcttcctctttAACCTCTCTTTAATAGATTTCTGTTTCTCCACTACCAtcactcccaaaatgctgatgaGTTTTGTCTCAAGGAAGAACATTTCCTTCACAGGGTGTATGACTCAGctctttctcttctgcttcttTGTCATCTCTGAGTCTTTCATCCTGTCAGCGATGGCGTATGACCGCTACGTGGCCATCTGTAACCCACTGTTGTACACGGTCACCATGTCTCCCCAGGTGTGTTTGCTCCTTTTGTTGGGTGCCTATGGGATGGGGTTTGCTGGGGCCATGGCCCACACAGGAAGCATAATGAACCTGAACTTCTGTGCTGACAACCTTCTCAATCATTTCATGTGTGACATCCTTCCTCTCCTTGAACTCTCCTGCAACAGCTCTTACATGAATGAGCTGGTGGTCTTTATTGTGGTGGCTGTTGACATTGGAATGCCCATGGTCACTATCTTTATTTCTTATGTcctcatcctctccagcattctACACATCAGTTCTACAGAAGGCAGTTCCAAAGCCTTTAGTACTTGCAGTTCCCACATAATTgtagtttctcttttctttggttCTGGTGCTTTCATGTATCTCAAACCCCCTTCCATCCTGCCCCTTGAGCAAGGGAAAGTGTCCTCCCTGTTCTACACCATAATAGTCCCCATGTTAAACCCATTAATCTATAGCTTGAGGAACAAGGATGTCAAAGTTGCCCTGAGGAGAACTTTGAGCAGAAAAGTCTTTTCTTAA